A window of Candidatus Scalindua japonica genomic DNA:
TTTTAAGTGCGAGGCTTGGATTAGGTGCAGTCAATGAATTTGCCCTACCGCCATGGTTCTCAGCCGTACCTCTGATAACTCCGTATATATGATCGCCATCATCTATTGCCCTGCTTAACGGCTTTAGAAGGACCGCCCCTACTCCTTCTCCCCTCACATACCCATTAGCACCTTTACTGAAGGTCTTACACCTGCCATCAGGTGACAACATCCCGGCCTTATCAAAAGATATAAATAAAGCAGGCGACAATAACGCATTCACCCCTCCTGCCAGCGCCATATCACAATCTCCCGCCTGTATCGATTGCACCGCTTTATGTATCGCTATCAGAGAACTGGAACACGCCGTGTCTATCGGCTCACTCGGCCCATGAATATTCAGTATATACGATATGCGGTTCGCCAATACCGAATGGGCCAGACCCGTTGATGCATAAGCACCAATTTCTTTATTTCCACTCTCCTGTAAAATAGTTGCATAGTCAAACGATCCCACTCCTACATATAACCCGGTCTTCGTCCCCGACAGATCAGTTGCTTTATATCCCGCATCTTCTATCGTCTGCCAGACGGTTTCTAAAAACAACCTCTGCTGAGGGTCCATCAGCGCCGCCTCCTTGGGTGAAATACTAAAAAACAGGGGATCAAATCTATCCACACCTTCAATAAAACCTCCCCACTTGATATTCGTCTTATTCACCTCATTCTGCGGATCTCCATAATAATCACGCCAGTCCCAACGGTCCTCCGGGACCTCACTGATCAGGTCTTTTCCTTCCTCCAGATTCCTCCAGAATACATCCAGATCATTAACTCATCGGGCATCCCTGCCGCTCATCCCTATTACGGCTATCGGCACTGCTTCCTTTCTCTACTGCTCCCATAATCTTAAGAGACCGTCCAATAAACCGGGACCGCATGGATTTCAGTTGTACACTTTCCTGTTCCGTTTCTGTAATTATGTCTCGCTCCACTACTGATGCTGCACCTAATTGATATTTGGCAATAAGAAGCTCTCCATATTCCTCAACCAGATAGTCAGCAAACGATCCCAACGTTGACTGCTCAAAGAATACCGTAGGCATAAGTTCAATACGATACTCTTGATTCACCTTCGTAACAAATTCTGTTAAGGTGATAGAATCAAACCCATACTCACTCATCTCGGCATCAAAATCAATCTCCTCCTTCTTTACCTTTAATACATCAGATACCTCCTTAACAAGCTCCTGCCTCACCTTCTCAAGTAACTCATCTGTTTTATTTTGAGGAAGCGCAGATGCAAATGGCACCGGTTCCGTCGACGGAGAAGGCCCTTTTAATAACAGTTTAGATCGCATCTTACCAATTTCCCCCTCCGCAACCACCACATGACCATAGTCAAACTCCAGCACACGATCAAAGGCATCAACTCCCGCCTCTGTTCCCAACGGTACCATCCCACTTACTTGTTCCATCATCCGCACTGTCTGATCATCTACCCGCATACCACCATCTCGCCATAACGGCCAGCCGATGGACAACGTTCGACCATAACGCTTACCATCCTTAACCCGCCTCTGACGAGATACAGCAAAGGCGTCCAGAAAGGCATTCGCTCCCGCATAATCACACTGCCCTATACCACCTAAAACACCCGCAAGGGATGAAAAAAATATCATAAAATCCAGTCGCTCGTCCTTTGTCGCTATATCCAAATTGATAGCCCCACTCACTTTAGGCGATAAAACCGCTTTGATCTGATCATGCGTCTTCTTCAGGAAAAACGCATCACGGATAACACCAGCGCTATGAATGATACCGTTTAACTTACCATACTCCTCTTTAATCGTCTTTAACGCTGCTTTTATCTGTGGCTCCTTACTAATATCCGCTTGTATATAGCTCACACTAATACCCTGCTGTTGTAACGCAGAAAGATACTTCTGCTTTTCTCCATCAAGCGCAGATCTACCGCTTACAACTAACTTCACCTCTTTTGTTTTACCTAAATGCAGTGCAAATATGCGCCCCAATCCACCTAATCCTCCCGTCAGCCAGTAAACACCACCTGGTTTGATTAATTGCACTGCTCCTGTATTCTGTACAGGTAATTTTACCTCAACCAGACGTTTAACTTGACGCACCTTGAGATCTTCACTATAACGCACTTCGATATCATGATCAGCAGAAAGGTTTGACTCTTGCTTGAGTATGGAGAGAAGATGCTGCTTATGGCGTATAGCTATTTCAGGATAATAGATAACCTTACCACGTGTCCGGGGACTCTCTAATTGTAACGTCTTTATCAGGCCCGCAAGGGGCGCATCGCAATAACCCTCTTCCGTGTCAGGCACCAGAATAAGTATCTGTTGTACACGATTTGGCGTAGCTCCTAAACAACTCTTGATCTTATCAAAAACCTCAATAAATCTGGTCTCAACGACCTTGTAGATTGCTTTGCATCGAGGAGCGAGACTGATCACTTCAGCCTTCGGATACTCCAGTGCAATGGTTTCAAGAAGCGCCTCCTCCTGACTATCAACGATGACCAGACTCTCTACAACGCCAGTCCCCTGGGCCAAACCGCTTTGCAGGGACTGCTCATACCACTGAGTCGTGGTATAAAGAACTCCTCGCTCAGCCTGGGCCGTGGAGAGTTGGACCGAAGGCCTCGCATCCTGCAATACCCTGACCGTAAACTCCTTTAGCTTAACCACCACCTGTCCCAGCTCATCCGTAATCTCAATATCATACTTCAGTACCTGACCCTGCGGGTCTACACCGGGACTATACCTCACATAGGCGTAAGCACTCTCAGGTATCGGACCATAAATCATCACCTCACTCAAAGCAAAGGGGAGTAGTGTCACTTGAGGCCCGGTCTTTGCATTGCCACCCACCAGCCCGGCTACCGCCTGCAAAGCACCATCCAGTAAACTAGGGTGTAAAACAAACCGCTCTGCCTGTCCTGTAACAATATCAGGCAACTTCAGCCTGGCTAACGCTTCACTATCATTGTAACTCAGACTTTCTATACCCTGAAATGAAGGACCATAGTTCAGACCACGACCGGCAAATGCCTTGTAACAGTCCACTCCTTGCTGCAGCTCACTGCACCTCGATTGAATACCTTCTATATCCAGAGATTTCGGTATGTTCTGCAGGCTACAATCTCCTACCTCAAGTTTCCCCTGACCGTGCACCATACGTTCATCACCTTCTACCGGACTGCTCACCTCAAAGGCTATATGATTCCCCTCAGGATACAAACTTATAGAGACTTCCCGGGCAACACTATTGACACGAACAGGACTGGACCATACCATGTTCCTGATCCTTACAACATCACTCTTTGTCGCCAACTGACCCGCGGCACGAGCCATCTCTATATAAGCAACCCCAGGCAGCACCTTCTCATCCTGGACCCTGTGATCTTTTAAGAAAAACTCTCCACCGGTCAGCCGTGTCGTAAACTGTTGCTCTGTTAAATCAGATGTGTTGCTCCCCAATAATGGATGCAATACGGACACACCGCCATTTCCCTCAGCAATAACTTAGGCCTCTCAGGCACCCAATACCTCTCCCTGGCAAATGGATAGGTGGGCAGTGGTATACGTAAGTGTATACCTTCTTTAAACAACGGTTCCCATGCCAATTCATAGCCTTGAGCATATAAATCAGCTAATGCAAGAAGATTATCCTGGTAGCTTTGATAGTCTTCTTCATTTGAAACAGATAATGTCTCTATTAATTGATTGCCATATTTCTTTAAAGCAATTTGCTTACGATCTTGTCTTACTATACTATTTCTTAGTACATTCTTTGCACTCTTTTGTTCAATCGCCCCCCGTAATGTCTCTTTAAGATGGATCAGATCTTTTACAACTATAGCACAACGGTGATTAAAGTGACTACGACCTGACAGCAAAGTATAGCTCATGTTGGCAAGCAATGATTTTTCTGATACTGATGACACTACTCTCGATATCCTTTGAAGATACCCTTGCAAGTCCTTTAGTCTTTGATCTAAGGCTTTCATGGTTTTAGCCGATAGACAAATCAGATAAGAGGGTTTTTTGAACTCAGGATATTGTGCCACTCTCTGAGGGGCTTCTTCTATCACCATATGAGCATTGGTACCACTTATACCGAATGAATTTACTGCGGCCATTCTGAGGCTACTGTCATCCGTTGTCCAGTCTTTTAGTTTGGTGTTCACATAAAAAGGGCTATTTTCGAAATCTATGTTTTCATTAGATTGCTGATAATGCAAAGAAGGAACAAGCTTTTTATTTTTGAGACATAAAACCGCCTTAATCACACCAGCTACACCAGCAGCCCAGCCAGTATGACCAATATTGGTTTTAACGGACCCAATAGCACAAAACTGTTTATCAGGTGTATATTCGAAAAAAGAATCTGTTAAAGCTTCCACTTCAATAGGGTCACCTAATGGAGTTGCTGTTCCGTGTGCTTCAACATAGCTTATTGTTCTCGGGTTTATCTTGAATTTTGCATAAACACCCGTCTGTAAGCCTAATTGAGACAGACGGTTAGGGGCTGTTATTCCATTTGTTTTACCATCTTGATTTATTCCAGACCCTTTTATAACTGCATAAATATTGTCATTATCACGTACAGCATCATTGTATCTTTTCAATAAAACCACACCGCATCCTTCTCCAGACACAATACCTGATGCAGATTTATCAAAAGTCTTACAACGTCCTTCCGGTGATGGCATGCCCACCTGGCTAGTCATAATATGAAGTAAAGGCGTCAGCATCAATGTAACACCTCCGGCAAGCGCCAAGTCGCTTTCTCCAGTATTGAGGCTTTGACAAGCTTGATGAATTGCTACAAGTGATGAAGAACACGCGGTTTCTATAGTAACGGCAGGACCTGTAAGATTTAAAAAATACGAAATTCTGGCTGCTAAAATTGCAGAAGATGTCCCCATTAATGCTTGACCACTAGTAGAAAGAGCAGCTTCTGATAATCTTTTTACATAATCACCACCAATAGCACCTACAAAAACACCACATTTTTTTTCATTTAATACCTCTAATGAATATCCGGCATCTTCAAATGTCTTCCATGCTTCTTCTAAAAATATTCTTTGTTGTGGTTCTATAAATTCAGCTTCAGCAGGTGAAATATTAAAAAACAAAGGATCAAATTTATCAACATTATCTAGAAATCCACCCCACTTTGTATATGATGTATTTAAACTGTTTTTATCAGGGTTAAACCAATCTTTTTCACTCCAACGCCCTTCAGGAATTTCAGTAATACTATCTACCCCATCTTTGAGATTATACCAGAATTCATCAGCATTACTTGCCCCTGGAAATCTGCATGATAAGCCAATAATAGCAAAACCTTGCTCATCACTCTTTGAAGTAACTGGCCCCTTACTATTTTTCTCAATACTATTATCCTCATTTTTCGAAACAAGATTTGATTTTAACTTTATATCTATTTGGTCCTCTATTTGTTTAATGTGCATGCTCTCTTCACTTCTTCCGGCTGTTTTATATTCGGGTAGTGATGAATAACCAGGCTGAGAAGGAGAAGAACCTTGTTCATTTTTCTTTTTTAAATTCAAAAGGGCCTGTTTAGCTTCTATAATAGAAAGTCTGCCGCTTTTTAGTTTTTTTAATATTTCCTCTTTCCTCATCTATTTACCTCTTATTAACCAGCACCCCAGTGTAAGATTCTACTTTTTTTTAAAAAAGTAGTTTACCATTTATTCATTAACCAAAAAGCTCCTCAATACGGCTTTTCACTTCTGGTTGATGAAATGTTAATTCATGCATTTTCAGTTCTTCTCTTATGGTCTCTGGCAATCGAGCGCGAAGATGCTGAGTCAAATGTTTTTTCATAGCGATTAGCGATGTCCTGGGTTTATCAGCCAACTCTTTAGACATCTGCATTGCAATTGTAAAAACCTCTTTTCGCGGCACGACTTTGAATGGGATGCCTCTTTGCTCCAATTCACCGCCCTGATAATTTTTCGCAGATAACATCATCTCATGTGCTAAAGAAGTCCCCAGCCGTTCTGGAAGTATCAACGTGGCCCCCAATCCTGGAGTAAAACCATATTTCATAAAATTTGCTGAATACACACTCTCTCTACCCATTACGATGATATCCGCATACATGCCAAACACCAGCCCTCCACCAATTCCATGCCCCTGCATAGCTGAAACAACAGGGACATCACAATCCAGGGCCAAATGAAAAAAATCCAAGTCATTAAAGTTCAATTCTCCAGTATAAATCTTTAATAACTCCTCTTTTGTACCTCCTGAGCAAAAATAATTATCATACCCTGTTAATAATACAACTTTGATATTAGAGTTATCCCGAACACGTGAAAAACAGCTTATTAAGCCTTTTATAAGATTCTCTGAGAACATATTACGATGTTCTTTGTCCAACATTTCAATGATGACAATACCGTCTTCTACCTCTCTATATCTTACTACTTTATGTGCTAAGATGATTTGCTCTCCCACGGAAAAATTCCATCCTGGACAAATGCTCTAATATTAGCCCTAACCTGTGGGTCAGTTAATAATTCCGTAATCTGTCCAACAGCTAAATTTTGTGTCTTTGCCTCAATGATCCACAATTGACTAACGTATCTTTTCAATGTCTTGACACTCTGTGACTCTAAACGAGACAAACGGATAATATATTTACGAAGTTGACTTTCAAGGTTTTCGTGAATATCATCCACAAGTCCTATCTCATAGGCCCTTGATGCCGAAATGGACTGCGTTGTCAACGCCATACGATATGCCGCTTGAAACCCAACACGTCGAATCAAAAAAGGTAAAACACATGCAGGAACGAGTCCAAATAAAAGTTCTGACAGGCCAAATTCTGCAGTTGGATCCGCAATTACCAGGTCACTTGCAGCAACCAGACCTATACCACCTGCACTTACTTTTCCCCGGACCATCGAGATAATCACTTTTTCACTACGGCTGAAACATTTGAGTATCTCATAATACAAATTGGTATTTTGTGCTGTTAAATCCTCACCTGGATTCTCATCAGATTTAGTAATTGTTTCAAAATCCATTCCAGTACAAAAAACATCTGGTAATCCTTCAATCAAGACAATCTTTATTTCGTTATTCTGATCAACAATCTGTAATACCTGATAAAGTTCCTCAATAAGTATCGCATTAAGACTATTTTGCACCTCAGGACGGTAAAGCTGGACCCTCAATAGCAGCCTTTGCTCTTTAAGTTTCAAGGTTTGATAAGACATTTTTTGTCACCTACATCCATTCATACTTACGATGAAAATTCTTAATTTCTGAAAGCACCAACCGACCTCTGCCCAGGAAGTGATCGTCCACACCTGGTAACAAACCTTTTTGTATAACCACATCTTTAATCCCAAATCTGACTACCTTATTGTAATCAAACATGGCTTCATACTCTTCCATGCTCAATTCATAGCGTTCACTCAGGGTTTTCCCGATTTGACGATGCGCCTGTATCTGCTTCGCAGAAGATGTTACAACACCACTGTAAAATTCTGAACAACACCCTGATCCATATGAAAAAACACCTACTCGTTTTGGTGTAGGAAAGTCGCCATTATCAATCAGCCCGGCCAGGGCCAGAAAAACCGTCCCGCTCATCACATTACCAACTCGCTGACAATAACTCAGAGACGGCTGTACCCGTACCTGAAAATCCTGTTCAATCTCTGATGGAGTTGCCTTTTTAAATTTTCGCATCATGGTGCGATGTGTGCCTTTGACCATACCACCAAAGGGAGTATGAAAGGCCAGATAATCAAAAGTATCTTGATAATCAACCCCTTCTACTCTGTCCTGATACATCAGAAAGGCATTTTCGCAACAATCCAAATAAGAGAGCAAAGATAAATCCGCATCACCGAATTCATGGTCAGGAGTAGGACGACAAGTATCCATCACCTCATATCCGTAATATCCAGTGGCACCTATGTCTAAACTGAATACTTTAGGTTGATCACTCACTAAGTATGCAATTGCACCCGCCCCACCGCTTGGTTCATGATAAAGCCCCCTCATCTCTGGAAACATACGCGAGATGTCAGTAGAGACTACCAAGGCTTTCGCACCAGGGGACGTCTGTGATAACACAAAACCAACAGCCATTTGAAAAGCAGCTGTACCTGCATAACATGCCTGTTTAATTTCAAACAAACGGCAGTGACGAGATAATTTTAAATAATGATGTACATATGTACTCAATGATTTGCCAAAATCTACGGCTGATTCTGTAGACACAATCACTAATTCAATGCGGCTGCGTTCCTCTTCGCTTAACTCGTCAATAATGGGCTTGGCCGCATTTATTCCAAAAGAAACAGAATCTTCATAATAAAGTGCAACTGTTTTTTGCAGCATTAATAGATTTTCAAAACGGACCATATCTAAATTGCGCTCTTTAGCTAACGTTGCAACATCTAAAAAAGCTTCTCCTCCATAAACATTTAATGCCTCTATACCTACTTCAGTCATCATTTTTATCCAATAAACCCATTGTTTCTTCTAAAGATAAATTCCCTTTTACAAATTTTTCTAAAACCCCCTCTACTTGCAAATCATCATTTCTTTCCAAAATGACCTCTTTTTCTATGTCTAATTCTTTTATTCTTTCATCATCTATTTCCTTTTTTATTTTTTGAGGCCCTGAGGATAGAGTGTTTAATTGGATTTTATTATTGAATGAATCTCCTATTTGATCTTGCCCTTTAGATACAGTAATATCCTGGCTTTGCTGTGATGATTGGGCCCTATCAGTTAAAACACGAATTAAATATTGTGCTAAATCATGTATAGTTGGATAGTCATACAATTTTGTTGCTTTGATATTTATTCCATATTCTTTATTCAGTTGTTTAACTAACTCAACCCCTATAATCGAATCCAATCCTAAATCAACAAATTTTTTGTCCTTATCAACATCTCCTTCTTCAAGATATAGATAAGACACCAACATTCCATTTAATTTATTTATTATGTCTTCCTCTTGATACTTCTGACCACTTATCTGCGTTTCAGATGTAACTTCTGGAGCAGTAAAACTATCCATTTTCTCAACTATGGTTAATGTCTTTGAAGGGTTTTCCGGTACCTCTGTTCTATCAAATTCTATGTTTGTTGCTGCAAACTCCCCTGTTTGGTCTAGATCACGGACAGTATTATTGGCATATGTATTTAACGAAGTTAGCCTTACTTTCAAAGGTTTTGATTCTGTCAATGTCGCAACTTTTGTATTTGTTTTATGTACCTGGTCCTGCTGTTTTATATAAGCATCAAACCAATAACTTTTCTTCTCAAATGGATATGTTGGTAAACTTATCCGTCTAGGTCTTTGTTCCCCATAGAGCAGGTCCCAGTCTAACACAAGCCCTTTAACCCAAAGCTCGGCCAGTTTACCAAGCTTACCCTTGGCTATCCACTTATCTATAGCCTCTTTTAGGTCATCATCAACTACAAAGACTGCTAAGGCATCCTTATACCTTTTCACCTCACCTGTATAGCAACCCTCTATATACTCTTTGCCTGCAACAAAGGCATTCAATTTACAGATCAGGTCTTTCTCGTCCTTGATCAAAAAGGCCACACGGCTGTCCAT
This region includes:
- a CDS encoding hydroxymethylglutaryl-CoA synthase family protein; the encoded protein is MTEVGIEALNVYGGEAFLDVATLAKERNLDMVRFENLLMLQKTVALYYEDSVSFGINAAKPIIDELSEEERSRIELVIVSTESAVDFGKSLSTYVHHYLKLSRHCRLFEIKQACYAGTAAFQMAVGFVLSQTSPGAKALVVSTDISRMFPEMRGLYHEPSGGAGAIAYLVSDQPKVFSLDIGATGYYGYEVMDTCRPTPDHEFGDADLSLLSYLDCCENAFLMYQDRVEGVDYQDTFDYLAFHTPFGGMVKGTHRTMMRKFKKATPSEIEQDFQVRVQPSLSYCQRVGNVMSGTVFLALAGLIDNGDFPTPKRVGVFSYGSGCCSEFYSGVVTSSAKQIQAHRQIGKTLSERYELSMEEYEAMFDYNKVVRFGIKDVVIQKGLLPGVDDHFLGRGRLVLSEIKNFHRKYEWM
- a CDS encoding polyketide synthase codes for the protein MGEQIILAHKVVRYREVEDGIVIIEMLDKEHRNMFSENLIKGLISCFSRVRDNSNIKVVLLTGYDNYFCSGGTKEELLKIYTGELNFNDLDFFHLALDCDVPVVSAMQGHGIGGGLVFGMYADIIVMGRESVYSANFMKYGFTPGLGATLILPERLGTSLAHEMMLSAKNYQGGELEQRGIPFKVVPRKEVFTIAMQMSKELADKPRTSLIAMKKHLTQHLRARLPETIREELKMHELTFHQPEVKSRIEELFG
- a CDS encoding enoyl-CoA hydratase/isomerase, which translates into the protein MSYQTLKLKEQRLLLRVQLYRPEVQNSLNAILIEELYQVLQIVDQNNEIKIVLIEGLPDVFCTGMDFETITKSDENPGEDLTAQNTNLYYEILKCFSRSEKVIISMVRGKVSAGGIGLVAASDLVIADPTAEFGLSELLFGLVPACVLPFLIRRVGFQAAYRMALTTQSISASRAYEIGLVDDIHENLESQLRKYIIRLSRLESQSVKTLKRYVSQLWIIEAKTQNLAVGQITELLTDPQVRANIRAFVQDGIFPWESKSS
- a CDS encoding type I polyketide synthase; its protein translation is MNLKKKNEQGSSPSQPGYSSLPEYKTAGRSEESMHIKQIEDQIDIKLKSNLVSKNEDNSIEKNSKGPVTSKSDEQGFAIIGLSCRFPGASNADEFWYNLKDGVDSITEIPEGRWSEKDWFNPDKNSLNTSYTKWGGFLDNVDKFDPLFFNISPAEAEFIEPQQRIFLEEAWKTFEDAGYSLEVLNEKKCGVFVGAIGGDYVKRLSEAALSTSGQALMGTSSAILAARISYFLNLTGPAVTIETACSSSLVAIHQACQSLNTGESDLALAGGVTLMLTPLLHIMTSQVGMPSPEGRCKTFDKSASGIVSGEGCGVVLLKRYNDAVRDNDNIYAVIKGSGINQDGKTNGITAPNRLSQLGLQTGVYAKFKINPRTISYVEAHGTATPLGDPIEVEALTDSFFEYTPDKQFCAIGSVKTNIGHTGWAAGVAGVIKAVLCLKNKKLVPSLHYQQSNENIDFENSPFYVNTKLKDWTTDDSSLRMAAVNSFGISGTNAHMVIEEAPQRVAQYPEFKKPSYLICLSAKTMKALDQRLKDLQGYLQRISRVVSSVSEKSLLANMSYTLLSGRSHFNHRCAIVVKDLIHLKETLRGAIEQKSAKNVLRNSIVRQDRKQIALKKYGNQLIETLSVSNEEDYQSYQDNLLALADLYAQGYELAWEPLFKEGIHLRIPLPTYPFARERYWVPERPKLLLREMAVCPYCIHYWGATHLI